Proteins encoded in a region of the Paenibacillus sp. E222 genome:
- a CDS encoding bifunctional diguanylate cyclase/phosphodiesterase — translation MDHLHGTYNLELVILSYIIAALASYAALDLAGRVSLAKGMSRNVWLTCGAVSMGLGIWSMHFVGMLAFVLPMHVSYSTDEVFLSVLLAIIASGVALNLAGQQSGKISRLLIAGVLMTAGISSMHYIGMAAMSVTITYEPGIVVLSILIAALASFAALWLMFFFRQHQSRYTWVYKLGSGLIMGLGISGMHYTGMSAAQFHHAHDAMAGSGMQIEPSLLAYLIAAGTFIALGLTLFGIFINQRLSQKDRRIHENEQWYQALYENHSDAIISVDKQGAIKGINAAVTRITGYPEREIIHRSIDEISQHIDIYWTSEMQHVVWDDDSREQQHFMGKMKNVQGNHLDLSISVVPVLIDGKHQGSHILIKDVTEEKQAQESIRHQALHDPLTGLPNRRKLDDVLESTIAASGVTGSSFAVMVMDIDRFKMINDSLGHSIGDVFLREVSSRIMSAIQDSDPNATDNVMLARMGGDEFTLVVTNEQGNEERVAELAERIVRAIQLPYRLKENDFYVTASIGIAMYPYHGTGADALLKHADSAMYEVKKNGKNGFQFFTAQLDSELYERIELEGYLRKALERDELVLYYQPQIRTEDSRMIGVEALIRWNHPDKGVLSPNVFIPLAEETGLIYEIGNWTLREACRQMKLWHASGGPLIPVSVNLSSQQFHQSNLVEQVKNALTETGLDARYLELEITESMMMDASVSTGILNELTALGVKISLDDFGTGYSSLSYLKHFPIHKLKIDRSFVTDITESRSDQAIVATIISMAQNLKMEVIAEGIETKGQLDILMQNDCHEIQGYYFSRPLPASEVEHDFFVPLRLHGAPSIL, via the coding sequence GTGGATCACCTACATGGAACGTACAACTTAGAACTGGTTATTTTATCTTACATTATTGCAGCGTTGGCTTCTTATGCAGCGCTTGACCTTGCGGGCCGGGTAAGTCTGGCTAAAGGCATGTCCCGAAATGTCTGGCTTACCTGCGGCGCAGTCTCTATGGGTTTGGGAATTTGGTCCATGCATTTTGTGGGCATGCTGGCCTTTGTTCTTCCCATGCATGTGTCGTACTCCACAGATGAGGTCTTTCTATCCGTTCTGCTTGCAATCATTGCATCTGGTGTGGCGTTAAATCTTGCAGGTCAGCAGTCAGGTAAAATAAGTAGGCTCCTGATCGCAGGAGTTCTCATGACCGCAGGCATTAGCAGTATGCATTACATCGGAATGGCGGCCATGTCGGTTACCATCACATATGAACCAGGCATAGTGGTCTTATCCATCCTGATCGCAGCTTTAGCTTCATTTGCTGCCTTGTGGCTCATGTTTTTCTTCCGGCAGCATCAGTCACGTTATACATGGGTGTACAAGCTGGGCAGCGGACTCATTATGGGGCTGGGCATCTCGGGCATGCATTATACAGGGATGTCAGCAGCACAATTTCATCATGCACATGATGCAATGGCTGGTTCGGGGATGCAGATTGAACCTTCACTTCTCGCTTATCTGATCGCTGCGGGTACTTTTATTGCCTTGGGGTTGACCTTGTTCGGAATCTTTATTAATCAGCGCCTATCTCAGAAGGATCGCCGGATTCATGAAAATGAACAGTGGTATCAGGCCCTGTACGAAAACCATTCAGATGCCATTATTTCGGTAGATAAGCAAGGGGCTATCAAGGGAATTAATGCTGCAGTCACACGTATTACAGGGTACCCGGAAAGAGAGATCATTCATCGTTCTATTGATGAGATTTCACAGCATATTGATATTTATTGGACAAGTGAAATGCAGCATGTGGTGTGGGATGATGATAGCCGTGAGCAGCAGCATTTCATGGGCAAAATGAAAAACGTTCAAGGTAATCATCTTGACCTAAGTATCTCTGTAGTACCTGTTCTGATTGATGGTAAACATCAGGGAAGCCACATTCTGATCAAAGACGTCACCGAGGAGAAACAGGCTCAGGAGAGCATCCGCCATCAGGCTCTGCATGATCCGCTGACCGGGCTTCCCAATCGACGCAAGCTGGATGATGTGCTGGAGAGCACGATCGCGGCTTCTGGGGTAACAGGAAGTTCATTTGCGGTTATGGTGATGGATATCGACCGTTTCAAAATGATTAATGACTCCCTGGGACATTCCATTGGAGATGTGTTTCTTCGAGAAGTGAGCAGTAGAATTATGAGTGCAATCCAGGATTCAGACCCAAATGCGACGGATAATGTCATGCTTGCTCGTATGGGGGGCGATGAATTCACACTGGTTGTTACGAATGAGCAGGGGAATGAAGAACGGGTGGCCGAACTGGCAGAACGGATTGTTCGAGCGATTCAGCTACCTTATCGGTTAAAAGAAAACGACTTTTACGTCACAGCCAGTATTGGGATCGCGATGTATCCGTACCATGGAACTGGAGCGGATGCGTTGTTGAAGCATGCGGATTCGGCCATGTATGAAGTCAAGAAAAACGGCAAGAACGGTTTTCAGTTTTTTACGGCCCAACTGGATTCGGAGCTGTATGAACGAATAGAACTGGAAGGGTATTTGCGCAAAGCACTGGAACGGGATGAACTGGTCCTGTATTATCAACCTCAGATACGTACCGAAGACAGCCGTATGATTGGCGTAGAGGCCTTGATTCGCTGGAATCATCCGGACAAGGGTGTTCTGTCTCCAAATGTGTTCATTCCACTAGCTGAGGAGACAGGCTTGATCTATGAGATCGGGAACTGGACACTGCGTGAAGCGTGCAGACAGATGAAGCTTTGGCATGCCAGTGGCGGACCGCTCATTCCGGTATCCGTGAACTTGTCGAGTCAGCAGTTTCATCAATCCAACCTGGTGGAGCAGGTCAAAAACGCACTTACGGAGACGGGGCTCGATGCCCGCTATCTTGAATTGGAGATTACAGAGAGCATGATGATGGATGCATCCGTATCCACAGGTATTCTGAATGAACTTACAGCGCTTGGGGTCAAAATCAGCCTGGATGATTTCGGAACAGGATATAGCTCGCTGAGTTATTTGAAGCATTTTCCAATTCATAAGCTGAAGATTGATCGTTCGTTCGTGACGGATATTACGGAGAGCCGAAGTGACCAGGCCATTGTGGCCACGATCATATCGATGGCTCAGAATCTGAAGATGGAAGTGATCGCGGAAGGGATTGAGACGAAAGGGCAGCTGGATATTCTGATGCAAAATGATTGCCACGAAATTCAGGGATATTATTTCAGCCGTCCATTGCCAGCAAGCGAAGTGGAGCATGACTTTTTTGTGCCGCTGCGGCTGCATGGAGCTCCGTCGATTCTCTAA
- a CDS encoding response regulator: MHRVLLVDDEVYARKGLRKLIRWEACGFEVVGEANDGDEACTRIEELQPDVVITDIRMPETDGLELIRRTVEPDGQVLTKGKQPYFIIVSGYNDFAYAQQAVRYGVQDYILKPIDEIELEGTLHKLAEELNRRKHAEQTRREQEYVRLLNQFLYGESDLETVEQWIELTGTRADDPLAYLLFENNTPHFRVSDNAQEESVEAGKGENFGRIVQSVLEKMYPNRAYLHVKEHGGRIGVLLTAEHLRPYSMNLHVIAAQMQSCFAETSHDFVSIYIGKVCYEPLLIGHAYQTALNAISYKFISEKSGIVLYDDMQHEPVQWVHTDHEKEQELLTLMEEQRVKALEHAVGEWFTGMRTANYAPVAVTSAIHQLISAVLSILKSAEANVKEIPSFKPILAWQAERGTLAEARQLLTVFMLDSARKLAEQRQYNHRGAMTKIKNYIEANYRSNISLRSIASEFYMNPVYLGQRFRKVYGVYFNDFLLQLRMEEAKKLLRQTDMRVYEIAERVGFGSSDYFATQFEKTESCAPTEYRNRIMDEG, from the coding sequence ATGCATCGTGTACTGCTGGTTGATGATGAAGTATACGCACGCAAAGGACTTCGAAAACTGATCCGCTGGGAAGCATGCGGCTTTGAAGTGGTTGGAGAGGCGAATGATGGGGATGAGGCTTGTACCCGGATCGAAGAGCTGCAGCCTGACGTTGTCATTACGGATATACGCATGCCGGAGACGGATGGACTGGAATTGATCCGGCGTACGGTTGAGCCTGATGGGCAGGTTCTAACCAAGGGCAAACAGCCGTATTTTATCATCGTGAGCGGATATAATGATTTTGCTTACGCCCAGCAGGCTGTGAGGTACGGAGTACAGGATTATATTTTGAAGCCAATTGATGAGATTGAACTGGAGGGTACTTTACACAAGCTGGCGGAGGAGTTGAATCGGCGCAAGCATGCTGAACAAACCCGACGTGAGCAGGAATACGTCAGATTACTTAATCAGTTTCTTTATGGCGAATCGGATTTGGAAACGGTTGAACAGTGGATTGAACTGACGGGTACCCGTGCTGACGATCCGCTGGCATATCTGCTGTTTGAGAATAACACGCCACATTTCCGGGTTTCGGATAATGCTCAAGAGGAGAGCGTGGAAGCCGGGAAGGGAGAAAATTTTGGCCGGATTGTGCAGTCTGTTCTTGAAAAGATGTATCCAAATCGCGCATATCTGCATGTAAAAGAGCACGGCGGACGTATCGGAGTTCTGTTAACTGCGGAACATCTACGTCCCTATTCAATGAATCTTCATGTGATTGCCGCACAAATGCAATCCTGCTTCGCCGAAACGAGCCATGACTTTGTAAGCATATATATCGGTAAGGTTTGTTATGAACCTTTACTCATTGGACATGCCTATCAGACCGCACTTAATGCTATTTCCTATAAATTTATTTCAGAGAAGAGCGGGATCGTCCTGTATGATGACATGCAGCATGAGCCTGTACAGTGGGTGCATACCGATCATGAAAAGGAGCAGGAGCTCCTGACACTTATGGAGGAACAACGTGTTAAGGCGTTGGAGCATGCAGTAGGTGAATGGTTCACCGGCATGAGAACTGCCAATTACGCTCCTGTTGCAGTGACGTCGGCAATCCATCAACTCATCTCGGCTGTACTATCGATTCTGAAGTCGGCTGAGGCGAATGTGAAAGAGATACCGTCGTTCAAACCAATACTGGCTTGGCAAGCGGAGCGAGGAACATTGGCTGAGGCCAGGCAGCTGTTGACGGTGTTCATGCTGGATTCAGCGCGGAAGTTGGCAGAACAGCGTCAGTACAATCACAGGGGTGCCATGACCAAAATCAAAAATTATATTGAAGCCAACTACAGAAGCAATATCAGTTTGAGAAGTATTGCCTCCGAGTTTTACATGAATCCAGTCTATTTGGGGCAACGCTTCCGCAAGGTGTATGGTGTGTATTTTAACGACTTCCTGCTTCAGCTGCGGATGGAGGAAGCCAAGAAGCTGCTGCGTCAGACGGATATGCGAGTATATGAAATCGCCGAGAGGGTTGGGTTCGGAAGCAGTGATTATTTTGCAACTCAATTTGAGAAAACGGAATCATGCGCTCCTACAGAATATCGAAATCGCATCATGGATGAAGGATAG
- a CDS encoding sensor histidine kinase: MKLNFFNNIRLRDKMLILYLFFVLVPVILTNVIFYQVTIANVKSQRMADLSKGMEQIRSQFMGEIRNAADFSSSFYTDSILNDMLDVNYTNPVQYIEAYDSYLRKILNTYYSGYRSLQGLTIYVDNKSVLPSGGVEFLTEEVRQSEPYRLLANSEHSAPLLMRSGPEGNRQTFSILRKLNYYEALPGWKEKFVRLDLKPSTIRQIFTNLNVQGNLYLINPAGQIDYSTDSGIPWTSQLVNYSEVMEQQSKKEFEMAYPLSGEMEGWNINGVFDESEIYKELGKPSHLVVVLACINLILPTWIIIWMTRTIHVRLARILKHMEKVKHQRFEPIRQPESSDEIGQLTAEFNRMTMTIHRLINDVYVADIQHKNLELQRRHAQLNALQSQINPHFLFNALETIRMRSLMKDEDETARIIYHMAKIFRNALTWNRDKVSIREELEYVTCFLEIQKYRFGHKLNYTIDLDPEAADCSIPKMTLLPFVENASIHGIEPLKEGGEIRLCIRRTGTELICVVEDSGAGMTEDKRNQLLSYVETEDSMGDRVGVQNVIYRLKLIYDSRFHIQIDSAARAGTRVEIGLPLEDSSNGQCIIHSKA; this comes from the coding sequence GTGAAGCTCAACTTTTTTAATAATATTCGGCTACGGGATAAAATGCTGATTTTATACCTCTTCTTTGTACTCGTACCCGTTATTCTCACCAATGTTATTTTCTATCAGGTAACTATAGCGAACGTAAAATCCCAGCGAATGGCCGATCTCTCCAAAGGAATGGAACAGATTCGCAGTCAATTTATGGGGGAGATTCGCAATGCGGCCGATTTTTCCTCAAGCTTTTATACAGACAGTATATTAAATGACATGCTGGATGTGAATTACACCAATCCGGTTCAGTATATCGAAGCCTACGATTCTTATCTTCGCAAAATCCTGAATACCTACTACTCCGGCTACCGCTCCCTCCAAGGCTTGACGATATATGTGGATAACAAAAGTGTACTGCCTTCCGGGGGAGTTGAGTTTCTGACCGAGGAGGTTCGACAGTCCGAGCCATACAGGCTGCTGGCAAACAGTGAACATTCCGCCCCCCTTCTGATGAGATCCGGTCCTGAAGGGAACCGGCAGACGTTCAGCATTTTACGTAAACTCAACTATTATGAAGCTCTGCCCGGGTGGAAGGAAAAGTTTGTACGACTGGATCTGAAGCCGTCGACGATTCGCCAGATTTTCACCAATCTTAACGTACAGGGCAACCTCTATCTGATTAATCCGGCTGGACAAATAGACTACTCGACGGATTCGGGTATCCCATGGACCAGTCAACTCGTGAATTATAGTGAGGTCATGGAACAACAAAGTAAGAAAGAGTTCGAAATGGCTTATCCGTTGTCCGGTGAAATGGAGGGATGGAACATCAATGGGGTGTTCGATGAATCCGAGATTTACAAGGAATTGGGCAAACCCAGTCACCTCGTCGTTGTACTGGCCTGTATTAATCTGATTCTGCCGACCTGGATCATTATCTGGATGACACGCACAATCCACGTGAGGCTGGCACGAATACTGAAACACATGGAAAAAGTGAAGCATCAGCGATTTGAACCGATCAGACAGCCGGAATCATCGGACGAGATTGGGCAGCTGACAGCCGAATTCAATCGCATGACGATGACGATCCATCGTTTGATTAACGACGTCTATGTAGCAGACATTCAACATAAAAATTTGGAGTTACAGCGGCGGCATGCCCAATTAAACGCATTGCAGAGCCAGATTAATCCGCATTTTTTGTTTAACGCGCTAGAGACCATCCGCATGCGAAGTCTCATGAAAGATGAAGATGAGACGGCACGAATTATTTATCATATGGCTAAAATTTTTCGGAATGCCCTAACCTGGAATCGGGATAAAGTCAGCATAAGGGAAGAATTGGAATATGTAACCTGCTTTCTTGAAATCCAGAAATATCGTTTCGGTCACAAGCTGAATTATACAATTGATCTGGACCCGGAGGCAGCGGATTGTTCCATTCCCAAGATGACATTGTTACCTTTTGTTGAAAATGCCAGCATTCATGGTATCGAACCACTGAAGGAAGGTGGGGAAATTCGGCTTTGTATTCGGCGAACCGGTACAGAACTGATCTGTGTGGTGGAGGATTCCGGGGCGGGTATGACAGAGGACAAAAGAAATCAGCTACTCTCTTACGTGGAAACGGAAGACTCAATGGGTGATCGCGTAGGTGTACAGAATGTCATCTATCGTCTGAAGCTGATCTACGATAGCCGGTTCCATATTCAGATCGATAGTGCAGCTAGGGCAGGCACACGTGTGGAAATTGGGTTACCCCTTGAAGATTCATCAAATGGCCAATGCATTATACATTCTAAGGCATAA
- a CDS encoding SpoVR family protein, producing MTDEIRDLEYAIAEIMEVADGFGLDYYPMRYEICPADIIYTFGAYGMPTRFSHWSFGKTFHKMKMQYDFGLSKIYELVINSNPCYAFLLDGNSLIQNKLIVAHVLAHCDFFKNNARFSKSNRNMVESMAATADRISNYEMEYGTEAVEAFIDAVIAIQEHVDPQLIKPRHLDKQRYMEMKMREQRGEKTPRPEGRYDDLWSLDDIQTEETPAEGIQVHHFPPEPEKDIMWFIQEFSEVLTDWQRDIMSMMREEMLYFWPQMETKIMNEGWASYWHQRIIRELDLNSEDTIEFAKLNSSVVQPSKQSLNPYYLGLKIFEDIERRWDNPSREERERFGRQPGQGRAKMFEVREFDSDTSFIRNYMTKQLTEDLDLYVFEKKGPDWKITDKSWQNIRDQLVFSRINGGSPYLVVQDADYLRTGELVLKHQYEGIELDLKYMERTLPYLYRLWGRTVHVETRVEDKPIWFTYDGKKHHRKFLT from the coding sequence ATGACAGATGAAATCCGCGACCTTGAATACGCCATTGCCGAGATTATGGAAGTAGCCGATGGATTCGGCCTGGATTATTATCCGATGCGTTATGAAATATGCCCTGCCGATATCATCTATACCTTTGGCGCGTATGGTATGCCGACCCGGTTCAGCCACTGGAGCTTCGGGAAGACTTTTCATAAAATGAAGATGCAATATGATTTTGGACTCAGTAAAATTTATGAGCTCGTCATCAATTCCAACCCTTGTTACGCCTTCCTGCTGGATGGTAACTCGCTGATCCAGAACAAGCTTATTGTCGCACACGTGCTGGCTCACTGCGATTTTTTCAAAAACAATGCTCGCTTCTCCAAGTCGAATCGCAATATGGTGGAGAGCATGGCAGCCACCGCTGACCGGATCAGCAACTATGAGATGGAATATGGTACAGAGGCCGTTGAAGCATTCATTGATGCCGTTATTGCGATTCAGGAACATGTCGATCCACAGTTGATCAAACCCCGTCATTTGGACAAACAACGTTATATGGAGATGAAAATGCGGGAGCAGCGTGGAGAGAAAACGCCACGGCCGGAAGGTCGCTATGATGACTTGTGGTCTCTTGATGATATCCAGACCGAGGAAACACCTGCGGAGGGAATACAGGTGCATCACTTCCCGCCAGAACCGGAAAAGGATATTATGTGGTTTATCCAGGAATTCTCTGAAGTGTTGACCGATTGGCAGCGGGATATTATGAGTATGATGCGTGAGGAAATGCTCTATTTCTGGCCGCAGATGGAAACGAAGATTATGAATGAAGGCTGGGCTTCCTACTGGCATCAACGTATTATACGGGAGCTGGATCTGAACAGTGAGGATACGATTGAATTTGCCAAACTGAACTCTTCCGTCGTGCAGCCATCCAAGCAAAGTTTGAATCCCTACTATTTAGGGCTGAAAATATTCGAAGATATTGAACGTCGCTGGGATAACCCTTCCCGGGAAGAAAGAGAACGTTTTGGGCGTCAACCTGGGCAGGGTCGTGCCAAAATGTTTGAGGTGCGCGAATTCGATTCTGATACCTCCTTTATCCGCAATTACATGACCAAACAATTAACCGAAGACCTCGACCTCTATGTATTCGAGAAAAAGGGCCCGGACTGGAAAATTACCGACAAGTCCTGGCAAAACATACGGGATCAGCTTGTATTTTCACGCATCAACGGTGGTTCTCCGTACCTCGTCGTTCAGGACGCCGATTACCTGCGCACAGGAGAACTCGTGCTCAAGCATCAATATGAGGGTATCGAGCTGGATCTGAAATATATGGAACGGACCCTTCCTTATCTGTACCGCCTTTGGGGGCGTACCGTTCATGTGGAAACACGGGTGGAAGATAAACCGATCTGGTTCACCTATGATGGCAAGAAGCACCACCGCAAGTTTTTAACCTAA
- the yhbH gene encoding sporulation protein YhbH yields MSNSHQPYSFVVSREDWSLHRKGYQDQQRHQQKVKDVIKQNLPDLITEENIIMSDGQQIIKVPIRSLDEYRFVYNYQKQKHVGQGDGDSQVGDVIGRDPASKKPGKGEKAGDQPGHDIVEAEVSIEELEDMLFAELELPDLKQKDKDQIETHTVVFNDIRKKGMQSNIDKKRTILENLRRNATTGNPGIHHISPDDLRYKTWEDKIIPQSNAVIIAMMDTSGSMGSFEKYCARSFFFWMTRFLRRQYEKVEIVFLAHHTEAKEVTEEEFFTRGESGGTICSSVYMKALEIIDSRYPPSSYNIYPFHFSDGDNLTSDNERCVKLIGELMKRSNMFGYGEVNQYNRSSTLMSAYRHIKIDQFMYYVIKEKGEVYKALRSFFQKREGGIVR; encoded by the coding sequence ATGTCAAATTCACACCAGCCTTACTCGTTCGTCGTATCCCGGGAAGATTGGTCGCTTCACCGCAAAGGGTACCAGGACCAGCAACGCCATCAGCAAAAGGTTAAAGATGTCATCAAGCAGAATCTGCCTGATTTGATTACTGAAGAAAACATCATTATGTCCGACGGACAACAAATCATTAAGGTACCAATCCGCAGTCTGGATGAGTACCGTTTTGTGTATAACTACCAAAAGCAAAAACATGTGGGGCAGGGAGACGGTGATAGTCAGGTCGGGGATGTCATCGGTCGTGATCCCGCTTCGAAGAAGCCGGGCAAAGGTGAAAAGGCCGGAGATCAACCAGGGCATGATATTGTTGAAGCCGAGGTGAGCATCGAGGAATTGGAAGATATGCTTTTTGCGGAACTGGAGCTTCCGGATCTCAAGCAAAAAGACAAGGATCAGATTGAGACACATACAGTGGTATTCAACGATATTCGCAAAAAAGGCATGCAATCCAATATTGACAAGAAACGCACCATATTGGAGAACTTGCGCCGCAACGCCACTACCGGCAATCCGGGTATTCACCATATCAGTCCCGATGATCTGCGTTACAAGACGTGGGAAGATAAAATCATTCCACAGTCCAATGCAGTCATTATCGCCATGATGGACACTTCCGGGTCTATGGGCTCCTTTGAGAAATATTGCGCACGCAGCTTTTTCTTCTGGATGACCCGTTTCCTCCGCCGTCAGTATGAGAAGGTCGAGATTGTTTTCCTCGCCCATCATACCGAAGCCAAGGAAGTAACCGAGGAGGAATTCTTCACCCGCGGCGAAAGCGGAGGCACCATCTGCTCCTCTGTATATATGAAGGCACTGGAAATTATCGATAGCCGTTATCCGCCTTCCAGCTACAACATCTACCCTTTCCACTTCTCGGACGGGGATAACCTGACCTCGGATAACGAGCGGTGTGTCAAGCTGATTGGTGAGCTGATGAAGCGCAGCAACATGTTTGGCTATGGCGAGGTGAATCAGTACAACCGCAGCAGCACACTCATGTCCGCCTATCGTCATATCAAGATCGATCAGTTCATGTATTATGTGATCAAAGAAAAAGGCGAAGTGTACAAAGCTTTGCGCAGCTTTTTCCAGAAGCGGGAAGGAGGCATCGTAAGATGA
- a CDS encoding ABC transporter substrate-binding protein: MLKRWLPAVLALTMVTACSWGGSEIKPEAGARGDGKVSTEKVTFSYFKAGSGKDINTNETTIGKKLEEQTGVNFKIEYLVGDINTKIGTMIASNKYPDVMVPDGAIDKIVAAGAFIPLNDLIDQYGPNIKRVYEPYYNLMKEEDGNIYFLPMSAVVGDYLPNPNVDQGAFWIQRRVLKEAGYPKITTLDEYMALIKQYADKHNDEGLTGFLSLTYDDKFFTITNPAMHLAGYPNDGAIMVDTQTQEARDYGMTEETKRWMQKLNEMNSLGLFDKSSFVDNYDQYLAKVTSGKVLGFFDYAWQVGQEMNDLKEAGNDDLRYMALPIVYNANTKDQYTDPPSFVNNRGVGITVSAEDPVRIIQFFDNLLTDENQILSNWGIEGETYEVDDKGRFTRSPEMIRKTDSDEFRQSFGFKYFEYSWPRYGNGSTLPDGNSVGVERQPEVAQFSYTDGDKLILEKYGVETFSQLFAAPDERPWYPAWSIAFDQGSPAHIYGQKRTDLQKKYMPKLVLSSPTEFNKVWDEYVEEFNKLDVKGYEQTMTNEVRKKAKLVQGE; encoded by the coding sequence ATGCTGAAGCGCTGGCTGCCGGCAGTATTAGCTTTAACCATGGTGACGGCTTGTTCCTGGGGAGGAAGTGAGATTAAACCGGAAGCCGGAGCACGGGGAGACGGCAAAGTAAGCACAGAGAAAGTAACATTCTCGTATTTTAAAGCGGGTTCAGGCAAGGATATCAATACAAATGAAACCACAATCGGTAAAAAGCTGGAGGAACAAACGGGGGTTAATTTCAAAATTGAATACCTTGTGGGTGATATTAATACCAAAATCGGAACGATGATTGCGAGTAATAAATACCCGGATGTGATGGTGCCTGACGGGGCTATTGACAAAATCGTGGCTGCCGGTGCATTTATTCCTCTCAACGATCTGATTGATCAGTATGGCCCGAACATTAAACGGGTGTATGAGCCGTACTACAATCTGATGAAAGAGGAAGACGGCAACATTTATTTTCTGCCAATGAGCGCTGTAGTTGGAGACTATCTGCCTAATCCCAATGTGGATCAAGGGGCCTTCTGGATACAGCGGCGTGTATTGAAGGAGGCTGGATATCCAAAGATCACTACACTGGATGAATACATGGCTCTGATTAAACAATACGCTGACAAACACAACGATGAAGGATTGACTGGATTTCTGTCATTGACGTATGATGATAAATTTTTTACGATCACTAACCCGGCCATGCATCTTGCAGGTTATCCGAATGATGGAGCCATTATGGTGGATACGCAGACACAGGAAGCCAGGGATTATGGGATGACCGAAGAGACCAAACGCTGGATGCAGAAGCTGAATGAAATGAATTCATTGGGGCTGTTCGATAAGTCCTCCTTTGTCGACAACTATGACCAGTATCTTGCGAAAGTGACCAGTGGAAAAGTGCTTGGATTCTTTGATTATGCCTGGCAGGTCGGGCAGGAAATGAACGATTTGAAGGAAGCGGGCAACGACGATTTGCGTTATATGGCACTGCCTATTGTATACAACGCAAACACCAAGGATCAGTATACTGATCCACCAAGCTTTGTTAATAACAGGGGGGTTGGCATTACCGTAAGCGCGGAAGATCCGGTCCGTATCATTCAATTCTTCGATAACCTGTTAACGGATGAGAATCAGATTCTGTCCAATTGGGGGATCGAAGGAGAAACCTACGAAGTGGATGACAAGGGGCGGTTTACGCGCTCACCAGAAATGATCCGGAAAACGGACTCAGATGAGTTCCGACAATCATTCGGATTCAAATATTTTGAGTACAGCTGGCCGCGTTACGGTAATGGATCGACGCTGCCTGACGGTAATTCTGTCGGTGTAGAGCGTCAGCCCGAAGTTGCCCAATTCTCTTATACGGATGGAGATAAGCTTATTCTGGAAAAGTATGGTGTAGAGACGTTCTCCCAACTGTTTGCTGCGCCGGATGAACGTCCATGGTACCCGGCTTGGAGCATTGCTTTTGATCAAGGTTCCCCAGCCCATATCTATGGGCAGAAACGTACGGATTTACAAAAGAAATATATGCCTAAACTGGTCCTCTCCAGTCCAACTGAGTTTAACAAGGTCTGGGATGAATATGTGGAAGAATTCAATAAGCTCGATGTGAAGGGCTATGAGCAGACGATGACCAACGAAGTTCGCAAGAAGGCGAAACTGGTTCAAGGCGAATAA